Proteins from one Patescibacteria group bacterium genomic window:
- the metG gene encoding methionine--tRNA ligase has product MKKRNKFYITTPIYYVNDKPHIGHAYTTLAADILARYYRDKLGEENVFFLTGTDEHGTKVAESALKEDKTPQEFADEVASLFKKTWKNLNIDYNDFARTTDKKHEESVDIFMKKLKEAGAVYEKEYEGLYCPGCEKFITKKELVNGKCPDHNRKPDKVKEKNYFFKLSKYADQVKEKIEKGEMKIKPEGRKNEIISLIDQGLEDFSISREKVKWGLALPFDKKQTVYVWVEALQNYISFIGYGHDEKKFKKWWPADVHLMAKDILKFHALFWPALLIATGEEVPHEQFVHGFFTINGQKMSKTLGNVIDPNEMVKKYGVDATRYLLISQFPFGSDGDMDEKRFHDKYNADLANNLGNLVNRVTNMIEKYCKGKIPEFVKSPRSLEKVTKLIEDYSFDQALLEIMKTVTWANQQIDKNEPWQLAKSDEKKDEENLNKLLSSLASLLCHIAKALKPFMPNTSAKITNLIVCDKITKSEALFPRIKE; this is encoded by the coding sequence ATGAAAAAGAGAAATAAGTTTTATATTACTACGCCCATTTATTATGTGAACGATAAACCTCACATTGGTCATGCTTATACTACTTTGGCGGCTGATATACTGGCTCGTTATTATAGAGATAAATTAGGCGAAGAAAATGTCTTTTTTTTAACCGGGACAGATGAACATGGCACTAAAGTTGCTGAAAGTGCTCTGAAAGAAGATAAAACACCTCAGGAATTTGCTGATGAAGTAGCCAGTCTTTTTAAAAAAACTTGGAAAAATTTAAATATTGATTATAATGATTTTGCCCGTACTACTGATAAAAAGCACGAAGAATCAGTGGATATATTTATGAAAAAATTAAAAGAGGCTGGGGCGGTTTATGAAAAAGAATACGAAGGACTTTATTGTCCGGGTTGTGAAAAGTTTATTACCAAAAAAGAACTGGTTAACGGTAAATGTCCCGATCATAACCGAAAACCGGATAAGGTTAAAGAAAAAAATTATTTTTTCAAACTTTCAAAATACGCGGATCAGGTTAAAGAAAAAATAGAAAAAGGCGAGATGAAAATTAAGCCCGAAGGGCGCAAAAATGAAATTATATCTTTAATTGATCAGGGTCTGGAGGATTTTTCTATCTCTCGGGAAAAAGTTAAGTGGGGTCTTGCCTTGCCTTTTGATAAAAAGCAAACCGTTTATGTCTGGGTAGAGGCCTTGCAAAATTATATTTCTTTTATTGGCTATGGCCATGATGAAAAAAAGTTCAAGAAATGGTGGCCGGCTGATGTTCATTTGATGGCCAAGGATATTCTTAAATTTCACGCCCTTTTTTGGCCGGCGCTTTTAATAGCTACTGGTGAAGAAGTGCCACATGAACAGTTTGTCCATGGCTTTTTTACCATTAATGGCCAGAAAATGAGTAAGACTCTGGGTAATGTTATTGATCCGAATGAAATGGTAAAAAAATACGGAGTAGATGCTACCCGCTATTTACTGATTTCCCAGTTTCCTTTTGGCTCTGACGGAGATATGGATGAGAAAAGATTTCATGATAAATACAACGCTGATCTGGCCAATAACCTGGGTAATCTGGTTAACCGTGTAACTAACATGATAGAAAAGTATTGTAAAGGAAAAATACCCGAGTTTGTTAAATCGCCTCGCTCTTTAGAAAAAGTGACAAAATTAATAGAAGATTACTCTTTTGACCAGGCGCTTTTGGAAATAATGAAAACAGTAACCTGGGCTAACCAGCAGATAGATAAAAATGAACCTTGGCAACTAGCCAAAAGTGATGAGAAAAAAGATGAAGAAAATTTGAATAAGCTTTTAAGCTCTCTAGCTAGTCTTCTTTGTCATATAGCTAAAGCTTTAAAACCCTTTATGCCCAATACTTCGGCCAAGATTACTAATTTAATAGTTTGTGATAAAATAACTAAGTCGGAAGCTTTGTTCCCGAGAATTAAAGAATAA
- a CDS encoding TatD family hydrolase, whose product MLIDTHCHINFEAFNKDYQKVVDEAMAKNMKLITVGSQIETSRQALSIAHQYENVFASVGLHPTHLTDEEFIREEYLELAKDSKAVAIGETGLDYYQLWADTPEEENEIKENQKELLKKQIIISQELRKPLILHCRDAYNDLLNVLKKEKDLKAVVHCYLGNMKFAQNFLDLGLYLGFTGIITFSDDKELIKVIEKMPLERMFIETDAPYLSPEPYRGQRCRPVYVEEVAKKIAEIRGISYQKVASQTTKNAEEFFRI is encoded by the coding sequence ATGCTTATTGATACCCATTGCCATATAAATTTTGAAGCCTTTAACAAAGACTACCAAAAAGTAGTTGATGAAGCTATGGCTAAAAATATGAAATTGATAACCGTCGGTTCACAAATTGAAACTAGCCGTCAGGCTCTAAGCATTGCCCATCAATATGAAAATGTTTTTGCTTCGGTCGGGCTACACCCGACTCATTTAACCGACGAAGAATTTATTAGGGAAGAATATTTAGAGCTGGCCAAAGACAGCAAGGCAGTGGCTATTGGAGAAACCGGCCTTGATTATTATCAGCTTTGGGCGGATACTCCGGAAGAAGAAAATGAGATTAAAGAAAACCAAAAAGAACTACTGAAAAAACAAATTATTATTTCTCAAGAGCTAAGAAAACCTCTAATTTTACACTGCCGTGATGCCTATAATGATTTACTTAACGTTTTAAAAAAAGAAAAAGATTTAAAGGCAGTGGTTCATTGTTATTTGGGTAATATGAAATTTGCCCAGAATTTTTTAGATTTGGGTTTATATTTAGGATTTACCGGTATTATTACTTTTAGTGATGATAAAGAGTTAATAAAAGTGATTGAAAAAATGCCCTTGGAAAGAATGTTTATCGAAACTGACGCGCCTTATTTATCGCCAGAGCCTTATCGGGGGCAACGTTGTCGGCCGGTTTATGTGGAAGAAGTAGCCAAAAAAATAGCTGAAATTAGAGGTATTAGTTACCAAAAAGTAGCCAGCCAAACTACCAAAAATGCTGAAGAATTTTTTAGAATATAA
- a CDS encoding AI-2E family transporter has translation MPEITNKKVDISMKSLIKIILVILALLFIFYVRDVIIIVFVSAVIATAINPWVDKFQKKGVPRILSIIIIYTIIFGLVSLAIALIIPAMTNQIAQFSQNFPAIYDKISNSLTSGGEQSQQLAETIQQGLQSTISALGNITNSIFAGLSGIFGGLFSLIGILVLTFYITLIEDGLNKFIQAVSPSHYQPYLMQLLSRIQVRLSKWVKGQLILSLIIGVASFIGLVILGIPYALVLGLIAGLTEFIPYAGPIIGAVPAVLIALTISPWKALFVIILYIIIQQLENNLLVPKIMQRTTGLNPIVIIIVMLLGARLMGILGVILAIPITIIGDEFIKDFYKEKKKKDESLEPDEIG, from the coding sequence ATGCCGGAAATAACAAACAAAAAAGTAGATATTTCCATGAAAAGCCTGATAAAGATTATCCTGGTTATTTTAGCCTTGCTTTTCATTTTTTATGTGCGTGATGTTATTATTATTGTTTTTGTTTCGGCTGTTATTGCCACGGCTATTAACCCCTGGGTGGATAAATTTCAGAAAAAGGGAGTGCCCCGAATTTTAAGTATTATTATTATATATACTATTATTTTTGGCTTAGTCAGTTTGGCTATTGCCTTGATTATTCCGGCTATGACTAATCAAATTGCTCAGTTTTCCCAGAATTTTCCCGCCATTTATGATAAAATTTCCAACAGCTTAACTAGTGGGGGAGAGCAAAGCCAGCAATTGGCTGAAACTATTCAGCAGGGCTTGCAATCAACTATTTCCGCCTTGGGGAATATTACTAATAGTATATTTGCTGGTCTTTCGGGTATTTTTGGCGGACTTTTTTCTTTGATTGGAATTTTAGTTTTAACCTTTTATATTACTTTAATTGAAGATGGATTAAATAAATTTATTCAAGCTGTTTCGCCGTCTCATTATCAGCCTTATTTAATGCAGTTGCTCAGCCGTATTCAAGTTCGTCTTTCTAAGTGGGTAAAAGGGCAGCTGATATTAAGTTTGATTATTGGGGTGGCTTCTTTTATTGGTTTAGTAATTCTAGGTATTCCTTATGCTTTGGTTTTAGGCCTAATCGCTGGTTTGACTGAGTTTATTCCTTATGCCGGGCCAATCATTGGAGCGGTGCCGGCTGTTTTAATTGCCTTGACTATTTCACCCTGGAAAGCCCTTTTTGTTATTATTTTGTATATAATTATTCAGCAGCTTGAAAATAATTTGCTGGTACCTAAAATAATGCAAAGAACCACCGGTTTAAACCCAATTGTGATCATTATTGTGATGCTCCTTGGCGCCAGACTGATGGGTATTTTAGGAGTAATACTGGCTATTCCGATTACTATTATCGGCGATGAATTTATTAAGGATTTTTACAAAGAAAAAAAGAAAAAAGATGAATCTCTGGAACCAGATGAAATTGGCTAA
- the rsmI gene encoding 16S rRNA (cytidine(1402)-2'-O)-methyltransferase, whose protein sequence is MTKLYIVSTPIGNLKDISRRALLVFKKVDFIICEDTRHTLKLLNYYDIKKPLVSYHQHSKIGKIDKIIEKLSSGQSAALVSDAGTPGIADPGGKLLEEIYNKLEDKVKVLTVPGSSALTAAVSISGLPSDHFEFLGFLPHKKGRQKLFKEIAQSDHTIIFFESPYRILKTLKSLSKYLDKKRKVVVAREMTKIHEEVIRGDIDYVYNYFENNKDKVKGEFVVLIAA, encoded by the coding sequence ATGACTAAACTTTATATAGTTTCGACACCCATTGGTAATTTAAAAGATATTTCCAGACGGGCTTTGTTAGTTTTTAAAAAAGTTGATTTTATAATTTGTGAGGATACGCGTCATACTTTAAAGCTGCTTAACTATTATGATATTAAAAAACCGCTGGTTAGCTATCATCAGCATTCAAAAATAGGAAAGATTGATAAAATAATTGAGAAATTATCTTCTGGCCAGTCAGCCGCTTTGGTTTCTGACGCCGGTACGCCGGGTATAGCTGATCCGGGAGGAAAATTACTGGAAGAAATATATAATAAGTTAGAAGATAAAGTTAAAGTCTTAACGGTGCCGGGTTCTTCAGCGCTAACAGCGGCTGTTTCAATTTCCGGCCTACCTAGTGATCATTTTGAGTTTTTAGGGTTTTTACCCCATAAAAAAGGCCGGCAAAAACTTTTTAAAGAAATAGCACAATCTGATCATACCATAATTTTCTTTGAATCACCTTATCGTATTTTAAAAACCTTAAAAAGTTTATCAAAATATTTAGATAAAAAAAGAAAAGTGGTGGTAGCCCGGGAAATGACAAAAATTCACGAGGAAGTTATTCGGGGTGATATAGATTATGTTTATAATTACTTTGAAAATAATAAAGATAAGGTTAAAGGAGAGTTTGTGGTTTTGATTGCGGCTTAA
- a CDS encoding glycine--tRNA ligase: protein MSRPKNIMEKLVSLCKTRGFIFPTAEKYGGLQGFWDWGPLGVELKNNIKKMWWQKFVQQKDNVVGLDSAIITNPEVWEKSGHLKNFRDKLVECKKCHRRFKEPEHNILDHSAPPFTCPYCGSEDLEKAKDFNTMFKTFVGPAENSASTAYLRPETAQNIFVNFENVMNSQRLKLPFGIAQIGKAFRNEITPGNFIFRTREFEQMELEYFIHPKEDKKWFDYWVKESKKWFLDLGLKKENLKEHKQSKEELAHYAKETIDLLYNWPFEGFSELIGIANRTDYDLKAHNFKYKEDKEEFIPYVIEPSFGVERPALAFLLDAYEEVEGGRTKTTKSTKNKEVVLRLNKHLAPYKVAVLPLSRKEPLKKLAKEIHHSLRKEFMITYDESASIGRRYRRQDEIGTPYCVTVDFDSLDDKKVTVRDRDTMKQDRIFIKELPDYIKEKLA from the coding sequence ATGTCAAGACCAAAAAATATTATGGAAAAATTAGTTTCTCTTTGTAAAACAAGAGGCTTTATTTTTCCGACGGCCGAAAAATACGGCGGACTTCAAGGTTTTTGGGATTGGGGACCTTTGGGAGTGGAGCTGAAAAACAATATTAAAAAAATGTGGTGGCAAAAATTTGTTCAGCAAAAAGATAATGTGGTTGGTTTAGACAGTGCTATTATTACTAATCCAGAAGTTTGGGAAAAGTCAGGGCATTTGAAAAATTTTAGAGATAAATTGGTTGAATGTAAAAAATGCCACCGGCGTTTCAAGGAGCCGGAACATAATATTTTAGATCATTCAGCCCCACCCTTTACATGCCCTTATTGCGGTAGCGAAGATTTAGAAAAAGCTAAGGATTTTAATACTATGTTTAAGACTTTTGTTGGGCCAGCTGAAAATTCGGCTTCGACTGCGTACTTGCGGCCAGAAACGGCCCAGAATATTTTTGTTAATTTTGAAAACGTGATGAATTCACAGCGCTTAAAACTGCCTTTTGGTATCGCCCAAATAGGTAAAGCTTTTCGTAATGAAATTACCCCAGGTAATTTCATTTTCCGCACGCGCGAGTTTGAACAAATGGAGCTGGAATATTTTATTCATCCCAAAGAAGATAAAAAATGGTTTGACTATTGGGTTAAAGAGTCTAAAAAATGGTTTTTGGACTTAGGATTAAAAAAGGAAAACCTTAAAGAACATAAGCAATCTAAAGAAGAACTGGCCCATTACGCTAAGGAAACCATTGACTTGCTTTATAACTGGCCTTTCGAAGGTTTTAGCGAATTAATTGGTATTGCTAATCGTACTGATTATGATTTAAAAGCCCATAATTTTAAATATAAAGAAGACAAAGAAGAATTTATACCCTATGTTATTGAGCCTTCTTTTGGGGTAGAGCGGCCGGCCTTAGCTTTTCTTTTGGACGCTTATGAGGAAGTGGAAGGTGGCCGGACCAAGACTACCAAAAGCACTAAGAATAAAGAAGTAGTTTTACGGCTAAACAAGCATTTGGCCCCTTATAAAGTGGCCGTGTTGCCTTTATCTAGAAAAGAGCCTTTGAAAAAATTAGCCAAAGAAATTCATCATAGTTTAAGAAAAGAATTTATGATTACTTATGATGAGTCAGCTTCCATTGGCCGTAGATACCGCCGTCAGGATGAAATTGGCACGCCTTATTGTGTGACGGTGGATTTTGATTCTTTAGATGATAAAAAAGTAACAGTGCGGGATCGTGATACCATGAAACAAGATCGGATTTTTATAAAAGAATTGCCAGATTATATTAAAGAGAAATTAGCATAA
- a CDS encoding pitrilysin family protein — protein MHKKIKLKNKATLILAPKNETKAVTVLVIFKIGSRYESKKENGLSHFIEHMMFKGTKKRPNTIDISRELDSVGAEFNAFTSKDYTGYYIKIQHKKIELALDILSDILFNSKFEKNEFEKEKGVIIEEINMYKDNPLMHMEEYFEQVIYGSSALGRFIAGPKENIKSFKRKDLVSFKNKFYHPKNMSIGVAGRFSEKKIKSLAEKYFSSKNKKPLSKFKKYRHQQKKRRVKINYKETDQVQMALGFPAFSYFHKDIYVLYLLGIILGGSMSSRLFINIRERKGLCYFIRSTPNIYEDTGNLFIQAGLDKRRIFQALKLIWQELKNLKYKGVKSKELKKAKEFLKGKMILSMEDSSQIASYFTKQFVLTGKVESPEEKIKKIEKVKTSDIKRVVGKIIKKKRLNLAIIGPFRDKAKFEKFIDQKLK, from the coding sequence ATGCACAAAAAAATTAAATTAAAAAACAAAGCCACTTTAATTTTAGCCCCCAAAAATGAAACTAAGGCGGTGACTGTTTTGGTTATTTTTAAAATTGGCTCGCGGTATGAATCAAAAAAGGAAAACGGCCTTTCTCATTTTATTGAGCACATGATGTTTAAGGGAACAAAAAAAAGACCAAATACTATAGATATTTCCCGAGAGCTTGATAGTGTGGGCGCCGAGTTTAATGCTTTTACTAGTAAGGATTATACGGGATATTACATAAAGATTCAGCATAAGAAAATAGAATTAGCCTTGGATATTCTTTCTGATATTTTATTTAATTCTAAATTTGAAAAAAATGAATTTGAAAAAGAAAAAGGAGTAATAATTGAAGAAATAAATATGTATAAAGACAATCCTTTGATGCATATGGAAGAATATTTTGAACAGGTAATTTATGGCTCAAGTGCTTTAGGCCGTTTTATTGCCGGTCCCAAGGAAAATATCAAGTCTTTTAAAAGAAAAGATTTAGTTAGTTTTAAAAATAAGTTTTATCATCCGAAAAATATGTCTATTGGGGTGGCTGGAAGATTTTCTGAAAAAAAGATAAAAAGTCTGGCTGAAAAATACTTTTCCAGCAAAAATAAAAAGCCTTTAAGTAAATTTAAAAAGTATAGGCACCAACAAAAAAAACGCCGGGTTAAAATAAATTACAAAGAAACAGACCAAGTTCAAATGGCTTTAGGTTTTCCTGCTTTTTCTTATTTTCACAAAGATATTTATGTGCTTTATCTTTTAGGTATTATTTTAGGTGGTTCAATGAGCTCTCGTTTATTTATAAATATTCGGGAAAGAAAAGGCCTTTGTTATTTTATCAGATCCACGCCTAATATTTATGAGGATACCGGCAATCTTTTTATCCAGGCTGGCTTGGATAAGCGAAGAATTTTCCAGGCGCTGAAACTTATTTGGCAGGAACTAAAAAACCTGAAGTACAAAGGAGTTAAATCCAAAGAATTGAAAAAGGCCAAAGAATTTTTAAAAGGAAAAATGATACTCTCTATGGAAGACTCTAGCCAGATAGCCTCTTATTTTACCAAGCAGTTTGTTCTAACTGGTAAGGTTGAAAGTCCGGAGGAAAAAATTAAAAAGATAGAAAAAGTTAAAACTAGTGATATAAAAAGAGTGGTTGGAAAAATAATAAAGAAGAAACGCTTAAATTTGGCTATTATTGGACCTTTTAGAGATAAGGCAAAATTTGAAAAATTTATTGACCAAAAGCTTAAATAA
- a CDS encoding DNA recombination protein RmuC, with the protein METIYIIISIFIVGVSLAGFVYYLLNKRLNKVSQLDKDSQSLVMLQNQINEINKTLDTKLTESTKMFASQRSQDAQIIREVTEKLTKLDETNKQVLNFSDQLKSLQDILKNPKQRGVLGEYYLETVLKNVLPPASFQMQYKFKNGEIVDAVIFVKDKIIPVDSKFSLENYNKIVEEHDETRRKELEKLFKQDLKNRIDETSKYVRPDEKTYDFAFMFIPSEAIYYDLLVNKIGAVKISTRDLIEYAFKDKHVIVVSPTTFMAYLQMVLQGLRALQIEESTKEIRKNVEKLGKHILNFDSYMQKLGNQLGTAVNSYNQTSKEFKKIDKDILKITGEGGEIEPLEIDKPKEE; encoded by the coding sequence ATGGAAACAATATATATAATAATCAGTATCTTTATAGTGGGAGTTAGTTTGGCAGGTTTTGTTTATTATTTGTTAAATAAACGCCTCAATAAGGTTAGTCAACTGGACAAAGACAGCCAGTCTTTAGTTATGCTGCAGAATCAAATCAATGAAATCAACAAAACTCTTGACACCAAACTAACGGAATCAACTAAAATGTTTGCCTCGCAAAGAAGTCAAGACGCGCAGATTATCCGTGAAGTGACCGAAAAATTAACTAAATTGGATGAGACCAATAAACAGGTTTTAAATTTTTCTGACCAGCTTAAGTCTTTGCAGGATATTTTGAAAAATCCCAAACAAAGAGGAGTTTTAGGCGAATATTATCTGGAAACAGTTTTAAAGAATGTTCTGCCACCAGCTAGCTTCCAGATGCAATACAAATTTAAAAATGGGGAAATCGTAGACGCTGTTATTTTTGTTAAAGATAAAATTATCCCGGTTGATTCCAAGTTTTCTCTGGAAAATTATAATAAAATCGTTGAGGAGCATGATGAGACGCGAAGAAAAGAGCTAGAAAAATTATTTAAACAAGATTTAAAAAACCGTATTGATGAAACCTCTAAGTATGTCCGTCCGGATGAAAAGACTTATGATTTTGCTTTTATGTTTATTCCTTCCGAAGCCATTTATTATGATTTATTGGTTAATAAAATAGGGGCGGTCAAAATTTCCACCCGTGACCTAATTGAATATGCCTTTAAAGATAAGCATGTTATTGTAGTTTCACCGACTACTTTTATGGCCTATTTACAAATGGTACTTCAAGGGTTGAGGGCTTTACAAATTGAAGAATCTACCAAGGAAATTCGTAAAAACGTGGAAAAATTAGGCAAGCATATTCTTAATTTTGATAGTTATATGCAAAAATTAGGTAATCAATTAGGCACAGCGGTTAATAGTTATAATCAAACTAGTAAAGAATTTAAAAAAATTGATAAAGATATTTTAAAAATAACCGGCGAGGGAGGGGAAATTGAGCCACTGGAAATTGATAAACCCAAGGAAGAATAA
- a CDS encoding CvpA family protein — translation MKFFDLAILIIFFGFCWFGFWRGLVQTLGSIVGIFLGAILASRWYDQVIPMLGMNETPATRIIVFILLFILIVKLTGLLFQIIHKAFNIAAFLPGLKSLNRITGLILGAIEGALFLGIVLNFIKNASTGTIFEDTFATSSLVGFFVAFASWIVPLFPKALRKVNDLM, via the coding sequence ATGAAATTTTTTGATCTAGCTATTTTAATAATTTTCTTTGGCTTTTGCTGGTTTGGTTTTTGGCGGGGCTTAGTTCAGACCTTAGGCTCGATTGTTGGCATTTTTTTAGGAGCTATATTGGCTTCCCGCTGGTATGACCAGGTAATACCAATGCTGGGTATGAATGAAACTCCAGCTACCCGGATTATTGTATTTATTTTACTTTTTATTTTGATTGTTAAACTGACCGGGCTTTTATTTCAAATAATTCACAAAGCTTTTAATATTGCCGCTTTTTTACCGGGACTAAAATCTTTAAACCGGATAACCGGTCTAATTTTAGGAGCTATTGAAGGTGCTTTATTTTTAGGAATAGTATTAAATTTTATTAAAAATGCTTCTACCGGCACTATTTTTGAAGATACTTTTGCCACTTCGTCTTTAGTGGGATTTTTTGTTGCTTTTGCTAGCTGGATAGTGCCTCTTTTTCCCAAAGCTTTAAGAAAAGTTAATGACTTAATGTAA